In the Leptospira sp. WS4.C2 genome, one interval contains:
- a CDS encoding flagellin, with translation MIINHNISALVAKRALTNTGRDMDKSMEHLATGMRINRPGDDSLGFAVSEKLRSQIRGLGQAERNTQDGMSFIQVTEGSLDQVNSILQRLRELSVQSSNGIYSNEDRKLVQLEVSQLVEEVERIGTSAEFNKVKPLDGRFSRSSKNPMTLQVGANGTEKIELYINTMTSSSLKLKQAGNKLTLSTPNKASDSLQVLDDAITKVNRLRSDLGAYYNRLDLTLKSLSNNYVNIVSAESQVRDADMATEMVEYSRNQILTKSGVAMLAQANLRPESVVKLLTDRY, from the coding sequence ATGATTATTAATCACAACATCAGCGCGCTTGTTGCGAAACGGGCGCTCACAAACACCGGGCGTGACATGGATAAATCCATGGAACACCTAGCAACGGGTATGCGAATCAACAGACCAGGGGATGATTCTCTGGGATTCGCCGTGTCCGAAAAATTAAGATCACAAATTCGGGGCCTTGGCCAAGCAGAACGAAATACCCAGGATGGTATGTCGTTTATTCAAGTCACCGAAGGATCTTTAGACCAAGTAAACTCTATCTTACAGAGGTTACGCGAACTTTCCGTTCAATCCTCAAACGGGATTTACTCTAACGAAGACAGAAAACTTGTCCAGTTAGAAGTATCTCAATTAGTGGAAGAAGTGGAAAGGATCGGAACTTCTGCAGAGTTTAATAAAGTCAAACCATTGGATGGAAGGTTTTCTCGTTCTTCCAAAAATCCAATGACTTTGCAAGTGGGTGCAAACGGTACAGAGAAGATAGAACTCTACATCAATACGATGACAAGTTCTTCCCTCAAACTGAAACAAGCCGGAAACAAGCTGACTCTTTCAACTCCGAACAAGGCTTCCGATTCACTCCAAGTTTTAGACGACGCCATTACCAAAGTCAACCGCCTGCGGTCTGACCTAGGTGCCTATTACAACCGATTAGATTTAACTTTGAAATCACTAAGTAACAACTATGTGAACATTGTTTCAGCTGAATCGCAAGTAAGGGATGCTGATATGGCAACGGAAATGGTAGAATATTCCAGAAACCAAATCCTAACCAAATCAGGTGTGGCGATGCTTGCACAAGCGAACCTCCGACCGGAATCCGTAGTAAAACTCCTCACGGACAGATACTAA
- a CDS encoding OmpA family protein → MKQIISGILSLSLLSTISCGLSDNTKRLILSTSIGCGVGLALGAVYDEAQRKKDTKNKKNDIQRQIKSSLAMEKKKPQNKGKIVGLGAGCLAGLGTGFYLNTMYDNMAEEMKKQGITLEKNERGGETVSLTATMDGGIAFEDGKADLKGKGKENIDKLAEALAAYPETKVNISGHANKTGAEDLNLRLSQDRAVTAKNAIIENGVEGKRIGTVQGLGSSTPIKNVDPKDGSNRRVEVEIVPAS, encoded by the coding sequence TTGAAACAAATCATCTCAGGAATTCTTTCCCTATCATTACTATCCACAATCTCTTGTGGTCTATCGGACAACACCAAAAGACTCATTCTTAGTACATCCATTGGATGTGGAGTTGGTCTTGCACTCGGTGCCGTTTATGACGAAGCACAACGAAAAAAAGATACGAAAAACAAAAAGAACGACATCCAAAGACAAATTAAATCCTCTTTGGCAATGGAAAAAAAGAAACCGCAAAACAAAGGTAAGATTGTTGGTCTTGGGGCTGGATGTTTGGCAGGGCTTGGAACTGGTTTTTATCTAAACACTATGTATGACAACATGGCCGAAGAGATGAAAAAACAAGGGATCACTCTTGAGAAAAATGAAAGAGGCGGAGAAACTGTCAGTCTCACTGCAACAATGGACGGTGGAATCGCATTTGAAGATGGAAAGGCAGACCTAAAAGGCAAAGGAAAAGAAAACATTGACAAATTGGCAGAAGCACTTGCAGCTTATCCAGAAACCAAAGTCAATATTTCAGGACATGCTAATAAAACTGGTGCCGAAGATCTGAACCTTCGCCTATCGCAAGACCGAGCTGTGACTGCAAAAAATGCGATCATTGAGAACGGTGTGGAAGGAAAAAGAATTGGAACAGTCCAAGGACTAGGTTCCTCAACACCAATCAAAAATGTTGATCCAAAAGACGGATCAAACAGGCGAGTCGAAGTAGAAATCGTTCCTGCGAGCTAA
- a CDS encoding ion transporter, translating to MIHPNSPYKRIWDLFVFICITYFALEVPFRLVFQYKLSVGVSWLERAIQIVFGLDVILNFNTAIVKDRLLIRNRKIVTKTYLRSWFLIDFLSAFPFDLFGGFFFQYFGVTDSLKILRLLRSVRVFELFKSLRLLALGADSDERFKLVEVINPMTFRLIFFVYWTSLFAHWVACGWIHLGPEFLADKDINTRYIRALYWSVTTLTTIGYGDITPVTNRQTIYTMGVMILGVGIYGYVIGNIATLLSNLDISRVHFQEKLNTIDSFIKYKKLPPQLANRIRSYYVNLWENKHGIDESEIWDQLPSGIKIDVSMFLHSHLISVVPFFKNAPEELKREVVLELKPAFYMKGDIIFKEGDVPHNMYFLSKGHVEVIKEKTGELLATLNSGSFFGEMSLIDDSLRTATIKAGSYCDVYTLGKDRFAEILKHHPGFAKHIQVISDERKKNQTSKTTKTE from the coding sequence ATGATCCATCCAAATTCTCCGTACAAACGAATCTGGGATCTTTTCGTTTTTATTTGTATCACATATTTTGCCCTAGAAGTACCTTTCCGATTGGTCTTTCAGTATAAACTCTCTGTGGGAGTTTCTTGGTTGGAACGGGCCATCCAAATTGTTTTTGGTCTGGATGTGATCTTGAATTTCAACACCGCCATTGTAAAAGACCGTCTTCTCATCCGTAATAGAAAAATAGTGACCAAAACTTATTTGCGTTCCTGGTTTCTGATCGATTTTTTATCCGCATTCCCGTTTGATCTTTTTGGAGGATTTTTCTTCCAATACTTTGGCGTTACAGATAGCTTAAAGATATTAAGACTCCTTAGGTCTGTCCGAGTCTTTGAACTTTTTAAATCACTCCGGCTTCTCGCCCTTGGTGCTGATTCGGATGAAAGGTTTAAACTTGTAGAAGTGATCAACCCCATGACCTTTCGTTTGATTTTTTTTGTGTATTGGACTAGCCTCTTTGCACATTGGGTGGCTTGCGGGTGGATCCATCTTGGACCTGAGTTTTTAGCAGATAAAGATATAAACACACGGTACATCCGGGCTCTTTACTGGTCAGTCACAACCCTAACTACCATTGGGTATGGGGACATCACTCCTGTGACAAATCGACAAACCATTTATACCATGGGAGTTATGATTCTCGGTGTGGGTATTTATGGTTATGTCATTGGTAATATTGCAACTCTACTATCTAACTTAGATATTTCTCGAGTCCATTTTCAAGAAAAACTAAACACAATCGATAGTTTTATAAAATATAAAAAATTACCTCCACAACTTGCCAATCGCATTCGTTCCTATTATGTAAATCTCTGGGAAAACAAACACGGGATAGACGAATCGGAAATCTGGGACCAACTCCCATCGGGAATCAAAATTGATGTGTCCATGTTTTTGCATAGCCATTTGATTTCCGTGGTTCCTTTTTTCAAAAATGCTCCAGAGGAATTAAAAAGAGAAGTAGTCTTAGAATTAAAACCTGCCTTTTATATGAAGGGTGACATCATTTTTAAAGAAGGTGATGTTCCCCACAATATGTATTTTTTATCCAAAGGTCATGTCGAAGTGATCAAAGAAAAAACAGGTGAGTTACTTGCCACATTAAATTCTGGGTCTTTTTTTGGGGAAATGAGTTTGATTGATGATTCCTTAAGAACTGCAACCATCAAAGCAGGTTCTTATTGTGATGTATATACTTTAGGAAAGGACAGGTTTGCTGAAATTTTAAAACACCATCCAGGGTTTGCTAAACATATACAAGTCATCTCTGATGAACGGAAAAAAAATCAAACATCGAAAACCACAAAAACTGAATGA
- a CDS encoding YbaB/EbfC family nucleoid-associated protein → MIIVSTKLCFIFAFFSRKIILKGKEVLMFGGAGGNKFDMLKQMKKMRSQVKTMEKELAGLNFVGISKNKLLSVTLDGKFQMKSIQIEDELIDKKDKNLLEKSIQEAYTKALQDAQAGAAKQMQAMGGFPGLGM, encoded by the coding sequence ATGATTATAGTATCGACAAAGCTGTGTTTTATATTTGCCTTCTTTTCAAGAAAAATAATCCTGAAAGGAAAAGAGGTGCTTATGTTCGGTGGAGCAGGCGGAAACAAGTTTGATATGCTCAAACAGATGAAGAAAATGCGATCGCAGGTGAAAACCATGGAAAAGGAACTTGCCGGTCTCAATTTTGTAGGAATTTCTAAAAATAAACTTCTCTCTGTGACTTTGGATGGAAAATTCCAAATGAAATCCATTCAGATAGAAGATGAATTAATTGATAAAAAAGATAAAAACCTCCTAGAAAAGTCCATCCAAGAAGCCTATACGAAGGCTTTACAAGATGCACAAGCAGGGGCTGCAAAACAGATGCAAGCCATGGGTGGTTTTCCTGGTTTAGGAATGTAA